Below is a window of Sulfitobacter sp. SK012 DNA.
GGATCAAGACCGTTGTGATTCCACCACGAAGGGCGGCCAGCAGCTTCTCCTTGAGCCCTCCAATCGGCATCGCATTCCCGCGCAATGAAACTTCGCCAGTCATGGCAATGTCTTTGCGGACGGGAATTTGCGTCAGCACGGAAACGATCGATGTCACCATCGCCAATCCAGCACTTGGTCCGTCCTTGGGGGTCGCACCATCAGGCACGTGAACGTGGATATCGATCTTGTCGAACTTCGTCGGCTTCACCCCAATTTTTGGGCTGATCGACCGCACATAGCTTGAGGCGGCGTCGATGCTTTCTTTCATCACGTCACCCAGCTTGCCGGTTGTCTTCATCCGACCCTTACCGGGCAAACGCAGCGCTTCGATATGCAACAACTCTCCGCCGACCGAAGTATAGGCAAGACCTGTCACAACACCGATCTGGTCGTCCTTTTCGGCAAGACCATAGCGGTATTTCTGCACGCCAAGGAAATCATCCAGATTGTCGCCATTCACGTTAACGCTTTCTGCCTCTTTGCGGATGATCTTGGTCAGCGATTTCCGCGCAACCTTGGCAATCTCGCGCTCAAGATTCCGCACCCCCGCTTCACGCGTGTAATAGCGGATCATGCCGGTAAGCGCAGAATCCTCGATGCTGAATTCCTTGGCCTTCAGCCCGTGGTTCTTGATCTGCTTTTGCACCAGATGCTGCTTGGCGATCTCGCGTTTTTCATCTTCCGTGTAGCCAGACAGAGGAATGATCTCCATCCGGTCCAGAAGTGGGCCCGGCATGTTATAGCTGTTGGACGTGGTCAAGAACATCACGTTCGAGAGGTCATATTCGACCTCCAGATAGTGATCCACAAATGTGGAATTCTGTTCCGGATCAAGTACTTCAAGCATTGCTGATGCAGGATCACCCCGGAAATCCTGACCCATCTTGTCGATTTCATCGAGCAAGATAAGCGGATTGGTGGTCTTGGCTTTTTTCAGCGCCTGAATGATCTTACCAGGCATGGAGCCAATGTAAGTCCGACGGTGACCGCGGATTTCAGATTCGTCGCGCACACCACCCAGCGAGATGCGAATGAATTCGCGCCCCGTCGCTTTGGCCACAGACTTGCCCAAGGATGTCTTGCCGACGCCCGGAGGGCCAACGAGGCACATAATCGGGCCTTTCATCTTGGTCGAGCGTTGCTGCACGGCCAAATATTCGACGATGCGCTCTTTAACCTTTTCCAGACCGTAGTGATCGTTATCGAGCACGTCTTGGGCCTTGGTCAGGTCCTTTTTCACGCGCGACTTCACGCCCCACGGAATGGCCAGCATCCAGTCAAGGTAGTTGCGCACAACGGTTGCTTCGGCTGACATCGGGCTCATGTTCTTGAGCTTTTTGATCTCTGCATCGGCCTTTTCGCGCGCTTCTTTGCTCAGCTTTGTTTCAGCGATCTTGGTTTCCAGCTCAACGACTTCGTTCTTGCCGTCCTCGCCATCGCCAAGTTCGGTCTGAATGGCCTTCATCTGCTCATTCAGGTAATATTCGCGCTGTGTTTTCTCCATCTGGGTTTTCACGCGCGTTTTGATCTTTTTCTCGACCTGCAGCACAGACAGCTCGCCCTGCATCAAGCCATAGACCTTCTCAAGACGCTCAGAAATGCTCAGCGTTTCCAGCAGATCCTGCTTTTGCTCGACTTCAATGCCAAGGTGCCCAGCCACAAGATCGGCCAAACGCGCGGGCTCAGTCGCGTCTCCTACAGCTGTCAAAGCTTCTTCGGGGACGTTCTTTTTAACTTTGGCGTAACGCTCAAATTCATCCGCAACAGAACGCAGCAGCGCCTGTGTGGTGGTCGCGTCACCGGGCATTTCCGTCAGGTACTCTGCGCGCGCTTCAAAGAAGTTATCGTTTTCAAGGTAATCGGTAATGCGAACCCGCGCCTGCCCTTCGACGAGCACTTTTACCGTGCCATCGGGCAGTTTCAGCAGTTGCAGCACATTGGCCAACACACCCGCCTTAAAGATGCCCGCAGCGTCTGGATCATCCACACCGGGGTCAATTTGGCTCGACAGCAGGATTTGCTTGTCGTCTGCCATGACTTCTTCAAGGGCGCGTACGGATTTTTCACGGCCTACAAACAGCGGCACGATCATGTGGGGGAAAACCACGATATCACGCAGCGGCAGTACCGGATACGACGCGTTCAGGGGTTCTTGCATGCTCAATTCCTTATCTTGGCAAAACAGCGCTGGTCCCTAATTAGGCAACCATTGGCCGTTTCCTATGTCGGAATAGGAATGTGGGCACCCTATTCGCCTGTTTCAATCCCTTGTACCGGGGCTTTGGCATAACATGGCGCGATGGGGCCGGTTCGGCAACCGCAGACTGGTTCTGCTTTGACGGAAATTTCACCGAATCTGCGATCCCTGCCCTCGATTGTTTCCCCTTGGGCAACGAGGGGCAAATAATATGTTACCAATAATGACATCTTCCTGTAAATTTCGTAACGCAATACTTGTAGCGAATCGAGAATGACGTTAGGTGTATGACACCTAACCACCACCCAATCGGAGCCCCACTATGGCCAATGCCTTCATCTGCGATGCCGTTCGCACACCCATAGGACGTTATGGGGGTGCTTTGTCATCGGTGCGCACGGATGATCTGGCAGCAGCCCCATTGGCCGCCCTGATGGCACGCTCCCCTGCCGTAGACTGGACCCGTGTTGACGATGTCGTGATGGGTTGCGCCAATCAGGCAGGCGAAGACAACCGCAACGTTGCACGTATGGCGGCCCTGCTGGCAGGCCTGCCGATCGATGTTCCAGGCATTACCGTTAACCGCCTATGCGCCTCCGGGCTGGATGCGGTGGGCATTGCGGCCCGTGCGATCCGGGCTGGTGATATGGATCTGGCCATCGCTGGTGGTGTCGAAAGCATGAGCCGCGCGCCATTTGTGATGCCCAAGGCGGAAACTGCGTTTGGCCGGGCCAATGCCGTTTATGATACGACCATCGGCTGGCGGTTTGTGAACCCCAAGATGAAATCTGCATATGGCGTCGATTCAATGCCAGAGACCGCAGATAACGTTGCCGAAGACCACGGTGTCAGCCGCGCGGACCAAGACGCCTTTGCGCTGCGCAGCCAGCACCGTTGGGCAGCAGCGTCCGAGGCTGGTGTGTTTGACGACGAAATCATCCCCGTCACGATCCCCCAGCGCAAAGGTGATCCCAAAGTGGTGCGCCATGATGAACACCCGCGCCCCGACACGGACGCGGCGACT
It encodes the following:
- the lon gene encoding endopeptidase La; the protein is MQEPLNASYPVLPLRDIVVFPHMIVPLFVGREKSVRALEEVMADDKQILLSSQIDPGVDDPDAAGIFKAGVLANVLQLLKLPDGTVKVLVEGQARVRITDYLENDNFFEARAEYLTEMPGDATTTQALLRSVADEFERYAKVKKNVPEEALTAVGDATEPARLADLVAGHLGIEVEQKQDLLETLSISERLEKVYGLMQGELSVLQVEKKIKTRVKTQMEKTQREYYLNEQMKAIQTELGDGEDGKNEVVELETKIAETKLSKEAREKADAEIKKLKNMSPMSAEATVVRNYLDWMLAIPWGVKSRVKKDLTKAQDVLDNDHYGLEKVKERIVEYLAVQQRSTKMKGPIMCLVGPPGVGKTSLGKSVAKATGREFIRISLGGVRDESEIRGHRRTYIGSMPGKIIQALKKAKTTNPLILLDEIDKMGQDFRGDPASAMLEVLDPEQNSTFVDHYLEVEYDLSNVMFLTTSNSYNMPGPLLDRMEIIPLSGYTEDEKREIAKQHLVQKQIKNHGLKAKEFSIEDSALTGMIRYYTREAGVRNLEREIAKVARKSLTKIIRKEAESVNVNGDNLDDFLGVQKYRYGLAEKDDQIGVVTGLAYTSVGGELLHIEALRLPGKGRMKTTGKLGDVMKESIDAASSYVRSISPKIGVKPTKFDKIDIHVHVPDGATPKDGPSAGLAMVTSIVSVLTQIPVRKDIAMTGEVSLRGNAMPIGGLKEKLLAALRGGITTVLIPEENEKDLPEIPDNVKEGLTIIPVSHVSEVLKHALVRDPEPIEWDEAAEEAAAAALAAKSSGGDAATAH
- the pcaF gene encoding 3-oxoadipyl-CoA thiolase, whose amino-acid sequence is MANAFICDAVRTPIGRYGGALSSVRTDDLAAAPLAALMARSPAVDWTRVDDVVMGCANQAGEDNRNVARMAALLAGLPIDVPGITVNRLCASGLDAVGIAARAIRAGDMDLAIAGGVESMSRAPFVMPKAETAFGRANAVYDTTIGWRFVNPKMKSAYGVDSMPETADNVAEDHGVSRADQDAFALRSQHRWAAASEAGVFDDEIIPVTIPQRKGDPKVVRHDEHPRPDTDAATLAKLRGINGPDKTVTAGNASGVNDGAAAMLIASEDAASAQGLTPMARVVAMCAAGVAPRVMGAGPIPAVQKVLARAGLSIEQMDIIELNEAFASQGIATLRALGVADDAPHVNANGGAIAIGHPLGMSGARLVLTATYQLNRTQGRYALCTMCVGVGQGVALILERV